Proteins from a genomic interval of Trifolium pratense cultivar HEN17-A07 linkage group LG6, ARS_RC_1.1, whole genome shotgun sequence:
- the LOC123889368 gene encoding histone H3.2 gives MARTKQTARKSTGGKAPRKQLATKAARKSAPATGGVKKPHRFRPGTVALREIRKYQKSTELLIRKLPFQRLVREIAQDFKTDLRFQSSAVSALQEAAEAYLVGLFEDTNLCAIHAKRVTIMPKDIQLARRIRGERA, from the coding sequence ATGGCACGTACCAAACAAACCGCACGCAAATCCACCGGAGGAAAAGCTCCAAGAAAACAACTAGCAACAAAAGCCGCTCGGAAATCTGCTCCGGCGACCGGAGGAGTGAAAAAGCCACACAGATTCCGTCCAGGAACTGTTGCACTACGAGAAATCCGAAAGTACCAAAAGAGCACAGAACTTCTCATAAGGAAACTTCCATTCCAGCGATTGGTTAGAGAAATCGCCCAGGATTTCAAAACCGATCTCCGATTCCAAAGCAGCGCTGTTTCTGCTCTTCAAGAAGCTGCTGAAGCTTATCTTGTTGGTTTGTTTGAAGATACAAATCTTTGTGCAATTCATGCTAAGAGAGTTACTATTATGCCTAAGGATATTCAACTTGCAAGAAGAATTAGAGGCGAGAGGGCTTAG
- the LOC123889367 gene encoding peptidyl-prolyl cis-trans isomerase FKBP62-like, translated as MKKGENALFTIPPELANYGESGSPPTIPPNATLQFDVELLSWTSVKDICKDGGIFKRILTEGEKWENPKDPDEVLVNYEVRLEDGKVVAKSDGVEFTVSEGHYCPALSKAVKSMKKGEKVILLVKPQYGFGEKGKPVHGDEGAVPPNASLQITLELVSWKTVSDVTSDKKVIKKILKEGEGFERPNEGAVVKLKLIGKLQDGTVFFEKGRDNEEKLFEFKTDEEQVIDGLDKVVMTMWCLMCLMYFFVLLVQLCGVVL; from the exons ATGAAAAAAGGTGAAAATGCACTCTTCACCATCCCTCCCGAGCTAGCTAATTATGGTGAATCTGGTTCACCTCCAACAATTCCTCCTAATGCAACACTCCAATTTGATGTCGAGCTGTTGTCTTGGACAAGTGTGAAGGACATATGTAAAGATGGCGGTATATTTAAGAGGATACTTACTGAGGGGGAGAAATGGGAGAATCCCAAGGATCCTGATGAAGTATTGG TTAATTATGAGGTTCGTCTCGAGGATGGAAAGGTTGTAGCAAAGTCGGATGGAGTGGAGTTCACTGTCAGTGAAG GTCATTATTGCCCTGCACTCTCAAAGGCTGTTAAATCCATGAAGAAGGGAGAGAAAGTGATTTTATTAGTAAAGCCTCAAT ATGGATTTGGTGAGAAGGGGAAGCCAGTGCATGGTGATGAAGGTGCAGTTCCACCAAATGCATCACTCCAGATTACACTTGAGTTGGTTTCTTGGAAGACTGTTTCAGATGTGACTAGCGACAAGAAGGTCATAAAGAAGATCCTCAAGGAAGGGGAAGGATTTGAGCGTCCAAATGAAGGGGCCGTTGTAAAAT TGAAACTAATTGGTAAGCTGCAAGATGGTACTGTCTTTTTTGAAAAGGGCCGTGACAATGAAGAGAAGCTGTTTGAATTCAAAACAGATGAGG AGCAAGTCATTGATGGACTAGATAAAGTTGTAATGACTATGTGGTGTTTGATgtgtttgatgtatttttttgttcttttggtTCAGTTATGTGGTGTGGTCTTGTAG